Proteins encoded by one window of Phytohabitans houttuyneae:
- a CDS encoding HEXXH motif domain-containing protein, with translation MTAVHSLTQSMVDSLGAGYGDAEAIGRLRAGQVSKRLLLLRTLLDAAPSPRLDDYYALLVDAQRRSPGAVTDALAEPHVGAWLASSLRRLRGAWSGAHPIEADLAHLGAVAAAAAVRAGLEFTVDLLARDGWLMLPTLGRARVSGEGDVAVRHAGGRLTVGSVVAGAGTGWQELRVLHCKADELELRVRLDDIDPFRDCHRLSAAGRCGGAEVERWQHLLDEAWPMLTAHHRRYAEAIATGLVTLVPLHTERTNLGVNVTSMDAFGAVSLTRPADGVALAVGLLHEFQHAKLGALIDLVPLYERDDRPRYYAPWRDDPRPLGALLQGVYAFHGVTDFWRVQRRVLSGGRARYAQVEFVRWRDRVWRTLGVLEESDRFTAVGRHLLSRLRAVQRDWQAEPAPAGTVELAREAAEDHWVGWRLRNARPAPEAVARLADAWRSGLDCPVETVEIGVEPRPRALAQSVRLDLVQLRVLDPSRFAGLVSDPAGLASLVPNATPADLALAGGDLAAARDAYAAEVAADPDRLDAWIGLSLACQRQEPRLLDFPELCLAVHRHLRESGESPPDPIALARWLVPVRGTDGTAASR, from the coding sequence ATGACAGCCGTGCACAGCCTCACACAGTCCATGGTGGACTCGCTCGGCGCGGGGTACGGAGACGCCGAGGCCATCGGCCGGTTGCGCGCCGGCCAGGTGAGCAAGCGGCTGCTGCTGCTCCGCACGCTCCTCGACGCCGCACCTTCGCCCCGCCTCGACGACTACTACGCGCTGCTGGTCGACGCGCAGCGCCGCTCGCCCGGCGCGGTGACGGATGCGCTGGCCGAGCCGCACGTCGGCGCGTGGCTGGCGTCGTCGCTGCGGCGGCTGCGTGGCGCCTGGAGCGGGGCGCACCCGATCGAGGCCGACCTGGCGCACCTCGGGGCAGTCGCCGCGGCGGCGGCGGTCCGGGCCGGGCTGGAGTTCACAGTGGACCTTCTGGCCAGGGACGGCTGGCTGATGCTGCCCACGCTCGGCCGGGCACGGGTGAGCGGCGAGGGCGACGTCGCCGTGCGCCACGCCGGTGGGCGCCTCACGGTCGGCTCGGTGGTCGCCGGTGCCGGCACCGGCTGGCAGGAGCTTCGCGTCCTGCACTGCAAGGCCGACGAGCTGGAGCTGCGGGTCCGCCTCGACGACATCGACCCGTTCCGCGACTGCCACCGCCTGTCAGCGGCCGGCCGGTGCGGCGGCGCGGAGGTCGAGCGGTGGCAGCACCTGCTCGACGAGGCGTGGCCGATGCTTACCGCACACCACCGCCGGTACGCCGAGGCGATTGCGACCGGCCTCGTCACGCTGGTGCCGCTGCACACCGAGCGGACCAACCTCGGCGTCAACGTGACGAGCATGGACGCGTTCGGGGCGGTGTCGCTGACCCGGCCGGCCGACGGCGTCGCGCTCGCCGTGGGGCTGCTGCACGAGTTCCAGCACGCGAAGCTCGGCGCGCTCATCGACCTCGTGCCGCTGTACGAGCGCGACGACCGGCCCCGCTACTACGCACCCTGGCGCGACGACCCCCGGCCGCTCGGCGCGCTGCTCCAAGGGGTGTACGCGTTTCACGGCGTGACCGACTTCTGGCGGGTGCAGCGGCGGGTGCTCAGCGGCGGACGCGCGCGGTACGCGCAGGTGGAGTTCGTGCGGTGGCGCGACCGCGTGTGGCGCACGCTCGGGGTGCTGGAGGAGTCGGACCGCTTCACCGCGGTGGGGCGGCACCTGCTGTCCCGGCTGCGCGCGGTGCAGCGCGATTGGCAGGCGGAGCCGGCGCCGGCCGGGACGGTCGAGCTGGCCCGCGAGGCGGCCGAGGACCACTGGGTCGGCTGGCGGCTGCGCAACGCCCGCCCCGCGCCGGAGGCCGTGGCACGGCTGGCTGACGCGTGGCGGTCCGGATTGGACTGTCCGGTCGAGACGGTGGAGATCGGCGTGGAGCCGAGGCCGCGAGCGCTGGCGCAGAGCGTGCGGCTCGACCTCGTCCAGCTGCGCGTGCTCGATCCGAGCCGCTTCGCGGGTCTCGTGTCCGACCCGGCGGGACTGGCGAGCCTCGTACCAAATGCGACGCCCGCGGATCTCGCGCTGGCCGGCGGAGATCTCGCGGCAGCGCGCGATGCCTACGCGGCCGAGGTGGCCGCGGACCCGGACCGTCTCGATGCCTGGATCGGCCTGTCGCTTGCCTGCCAGCGGCAGGAGCCGAGGCTGCTGGACTTTCCGGAGCTGTGTCTCGCGGTGCACCGCCACCTACGCGAATCCGGCGAATCGCCGCCCGACCCGATCGCACTGGCTCGGTGGCTCGTGCCCGTACGGGGGACCGACGGGACGGCGGCGAGCCGCTAG
- a CDS encoding FxsB family cyclophane-forming radical SAM/SPASM peptide maturase produces MRGITWRPTPFREFVLKVHSRCNLACDYCYMYELADKSWRAATAVMSDDVLDAACRRIAEHATAHGIPQLRVVLHGGEPMLLGADRLAGVADRLRARVPAPTTVDVLVQTNGVLLTADALEVLSGAGIRVGVSLDGDRVATDRHRRYANGRSSFDAVDAALRRLRDRPAAYAGILSVVDLANDPVATYEALLAYQPPMVDFLLPHANWGSPPPGWGGGADAPYGEWLVAAFDRWYGAPVRETRVRFFEEVLNLVLGGQSHTEVVGLSPVATLVVNVDGSYEQVDTLRSAYPGAVDTGLDVFANDLDEALRHPAVKARQIGVAALSATCRSCALHRVCGGGYYPHRYRPGGGFGNPSVYCADLQRLITHAADRLRADVERLKRPA; encoded by the coding sequence ATGCGCGGGATCACCTGGCGGCCGACTCCCTTCCGGGAGTTCGTCCTGAAGGTGCATTCGCGCTGCAACCTCGCCTGTGACTACTGCTACATGTACGAGCTGGCCGACAAGAGCTGGCGCGCGGCGACCGCGGTGATGAGCGACGACGTGCTCGACGCCGCCTGCCGGCGGATCGCCGAACACGCCACGGCGCACGGCATCCCGCAGCTGCGCGTCGTGCTGCACGGCGGCGAGCCCATGCTGCTGGGCGCCGACCGGCTCGCCGGGGTCGCCGACCGCCTGCGCGCCCGCGTGCCGGCGCCGACCACAGTGGACGTTCTCGTGCAGACGAACGGCGTGCTGCTGACCGCCGACGCGCTGGAGGTGCTCTCCGGTGCGGGCATCCGGGTCGGTGTCTCACTCGACGGCGACCGGGTCGCGACCGACCGCCACCGCCGGTACGCGAACGGGCGCAGCAGCTTCGACGCGGTCGACGCCGCATTGCGACGCCTGCGGGACCGCCCCGCCGCGTACGCCGGAATCCTGTCCGTTGTGGACCTGGCCAACGACCCGGTGGCCACCTACGAGGCGCTGCTGGCCTACCAGCCGCCGATGGTCGACTTTCTGCTGCCCCACGCCAACTGGGGCAGCCCGCCACCCGGCTGGGGCGGTGGAGCGGATGCGCCCTACGGCGAGTGGCTCGTGGCCGCCTTCGACAGGTGGTACGGAGCGCCGGTGCGGGAGACCCGCGTGCGCTTCTTCGAAGAGGTGCTCAACCTCGTCCTGGGTGGACAGAGCCACACCGAGGTGGTGGGACTGAGCCCGGTCGCCACGCTCGTGGTCAATGTGGACGGTTCCTACGAGCAGGTGGACACGCTCCGCTCGGCGTACCCGGGCGCGGTGGACACGGGGCTCGACGTCTTCGCCAACGATCTCGACGAGGCGCTGCGCCACCCGGCGGTCAAGGCGCGCCAGATCGGCGTGGCGGCGCTCTCCGCCACCTGCCGCTCGTGCGCGCTGCACCGGGTCTGCGGCGGCGGCTACTACCCGCACCGCTACCGACCCGGTGGTGGGTTCGGCAACCCGTCGGTCTACTGCGCCGACCTGCAGCGGCTCATCACCCATGCGGCGGACCGGCTGCGCGCGGATGTCGAGCGGCTGAAGCGGCCGGCATGA
- the fxsA gene encoding FxSxx-COOH cyclophane-containing RiPP peptide, translating to MDATADDSQFDLIDLNAISLVDLRGLDGSAFGQSLRRILDDIDRPQDAVAGWNAAIG from the coding sequence ATGGATGCCACCGCCGACGACAGCCAGTTTGACCTTATTGATCTCAATGCGATCAGTTTGGTCGACCTACGCGGGCTCGACGGCTCCGCGTTCGGCCAGTCGCTGCGCCGCATCCTCGACGACATCGACCGCCCACAGGACGCGGTCGCCGGCTGGAACGCCGCCATCGGCTGA
- a CDS encoding threonine synthase produces the protein MTASYLTHLECPRCGNHHAADRPQNLCSCGSPLLARYDLAAVRAVVEPATIATRPADLWRYRELLPVRDTAHIATLGEGWTPLLPAARYGARIGLPRLLVKDEGLVPTGSFKARGAAVGVSRARELGVRHVAMPTNGNAGAAWAVYAARAGLRATIAMPLAAPAITRKECVVAGAELHLVDGLIGDAGRLIAGLVGAEVFDVSTLKEPYRLEGKKTMGYELAEQLGWRVPDVILYPTGGGVGLIGIHKALGELRELGWIGDKLPRLVAVQSTGCAPIVAAFTAGARRAEPWPDAHTVAFGITVPAPLGDELILDALYATGGTAIAIDDTDLLADLRAFGADEGLWLCPEGAACLTAARALRASGWLSEDEEVVVLNTGTGLKYPDSVA, from the coding sequence GTGACCGCCTCGTATCTCACTCACCTGGAATGCCCCCGCTGCGGAAACCACCATGCCGCCGACCGCCCGCAGAACCTCTGCTCGTGCGGCTCGCCGCTGCTCGCGCGGTACGACCTCGCAGCCGTTCGAGCCGTGGTCGAGCCGGCCACGATCGCCACTCGACCGGCGGACCTGTGGCGCTATCGCGAGCTGTTGCCGGTCCGCGACACTGCGCACATCGCGACGCTCGGTGAGGGCTGGACTCCGCTGCTTCCCGCGGCGCGGTACGGCGCGCGGATCGGCCTGCCACGGCTGCTCGTCAAGGACGAAGGGCTCGTGCCGACCGGTTCCTTCAAGGCTCGCGGCGCGGCCGTCGGCGTATCGCGGGCGCGCGAGCTGGGCGTCCGGCACGTGGCGATGCCGACAAACGGCAACGCTGGTGCGGCATGGGCGGTCTACGCGGCTCGAGCCGGGCTGCGGGCGACGATAGCGATGCCGCTCGCGGCACCCGCGATCACGCGTAAGGAATGCGTGGTGGCGGGCGCGGAACTCCACCTTGTGGACGGCCTGATCGGTGACGCCGGCCGCCTCATCGCCGGGCTCGTCGGCGCCGAGGTCTTCGACGTCTCCACGCTCAAGGAGCCGTACCGCCTCGAAGGCAAGAAGACGATGGGGTACGAGCTCGCCGAGCAGCTCGGCTGGCGGGTGCCGGACGTCATCCTCTACCCCACCGGCGGCGGTGTGGGGCTGATAGGCATTCACAAGGCGCTCGGCGAGCTGCGCGAGCTGGGCTGGATCGGCGACAAGCTGCCCCGGCTGGTGGCCGTGCAGTCCACCGGCTGCGCGCCGATCGTCGCCGCGTTCACGGCCGGCGCCCGGCGGGCCGAGCCCTGGCCGGACGCGCACACTGTCGCGTTCGGCATCACGGTGCCCGCGCCGCTGGGTGACGAGCTGATCCTCGACGCGCTCTACGCCACCGGCGGCACGGCCATCGCCATCGACGACACGGATCTGCTGGCCGACCTGCGCGCGTTCGGTGCCGACGAGGGGCTGTGGCTCTGCCCCGAGGGCGCCGCGTGCCTGACCGCCGCCCGCGCGCTGCGCGCCTCCGGCTGGCTGAGCGAGGACGAGGAGGTCGTGGTGTTGAACACCGGCACGGGCCTCAAGTACCCGGATAGCGTGGCGTGA
- a CDS encoding SDR family NAD(P)-dependent oxidoreductase, which yields MTRILITGASDGLGRALAFALAERGYELILHGRDAGRLAEVADRTGSRAIQADLSSLAEVRRLAGEVEGDLDVLVNNAGVGFGAPGAPRELSADGYELRLAVNYLAPYLLTQLLLPRLKRAAPSRIVNVASIGQRPFDVDDPMMERGYDGTEAYRRAKLALIAYTFDLADELAGTGVTVNCLHPATLMPTTMVVQAGTGHVDTLERGLQATLRLVVDPRLAGVTGRFFDREREARALDQAYDPDFRKRLRELTESLVSARA from the coding sequence ATGACACGGATCTTGATCACGGGTGCGTCGGACGGGCTCGGGCGGGCGCTCGCGTTCGCCCTGGCCGAGCGGGGGTACGAGCTCATCCTGCACGGCCGCGACGCCGGCCGTCTCGCCGAGGTGGCCGACCGGACCGGCTCCCGGGCGATCCAGGCCGACCTCTCCTCGCTGGCCGAGGTGCGCCGGCTCGCCGGCGAGGTCGAGGGTGACCTGGACGTGCTGGTCAACAACGCGGGCGTCGGCTTCGGCGCACCCGGCGCGCCCCGGGAGCTCTCGGCGGACGGTTACGAGCTGCGGCTGGCCGTCAACTACCTCGCGCCGTACCTGCTGACCCAGCTCCTGCTCCCGCGCCTGAAGCGGGCCGCGCCGTCCCGGATCGTCAACGTGGCCTCGATCGGGCAGCGACCGTTCGATGTGGACGATCCGATGATGGAGCGCGGCTACGACGGCACCGAGGCGTACCGGCGGGCGAAGCTGGCCCTCATCGCGTACACCTTCGACCTGGCCGACGAGCTCGCCGGCACCGGCGTGACCGTCAACTGCCTGCACCCGGCGACGCTGATGCCGACGACGATGGTGGTACAGGCCGGCACTGGCCACGTCGACACGCTCGAACGAGGGCTCCAGGCGACGCTGCGGCTCGTCGTCGATCCGCGGCTCGCGGGCGTGACCGGCCGTTTCTTCGACCGCGAACGCGAGGCGCGGGCCCTGGACCAGGCCTACGACCCGGACTTTCGCAAGCGTCTCCGGGAGCTCACCGAGTCGCTAGTCTCGGCACGGGCGTGA
- a CDS encoding HD domain-containing protein, with translation MTWVARRLAERQPGVDVERVVRLCLHHDLNRWPFAHNTEVGRFDQAGNTRVFSKALLDARLSDEDFADLAGVHHKRIDELSPEGRIVLGADAITGVVEDPLLLVTGLNVRPDYIPDTVSRVLGFRLRAEPWRGRARRLAREFHGTGTPDPLVFRAEFARLFRDLMWRVLEREDRPERLLDVASAVKAHFIRPRVFPVNNEMVCRSSWMRGEVMPRYLARYGDVDLVLIDEDDFVRRAVRIGVASPADFRPRIDAVREQQPDLCFVGARTAVTDRARALAAGRLPSRARLTPVPRLATR, from the coding sequence ATGACCTGGGTGGCCCGGCGGCTCGCCGAGCGGCAGCCCGGTGTCGACGTCGAGCGCGTCGTGCGACTCTGCCTCCACCACGACCTCAACAGGTGGCCCTTCGCGCACAACACCGAGGTGGGGCGGTTCGACCAGGCCGGCAACACCCGCGTGTTCAGCAAGGCGCTCCTCGACGCTCGACTGTCCGATGAGGACTTCGCCGACCTCGCCGGCGTGCACCACAAGCGGATCGACGAGCTGAGTCCCGAGGGTCGCATCGTGCTCGGCGCCGACGCCATCACCGGCGTGGTCGAAGACCCGCTGCTGCTCGTGACCGGGCTCAACGTGCGGCCCGACTACATCCCCGACACGGTCTCCCGGGTGCTTGGCTTCAGGCTCCGCGCCGAGCCGTGGCGCGGCCGGGCCCGCCGGCTGGCCCGCGAGTTCCACGGCACGGGCACGCCCGACCCGCTGGTGTTCCGCGCCGAGTTCGCCCGACTCTTCCGCGACCTGATGTGGCGCGTGCTGGAGCGCGAAGACCGGCCGGAGCGCCTGCTCGACGTCGCGTCGGCCGTCAAGGCGCATTTCATCCGTCCCCGCGTCTTCCCGGTCAACAACGAGATGGTGTGCCGGTCGAGCTGGATGCGCGGCGAGGTGATGCCGCGTTACCTGGCCCGCTACGGCGACGTCGACCTCGTGCTCATCGACGAAGACGACTTCGTGCGGCGGGCGGTGCGGATCGGTGTGGCGAGCCCCGCCGACTTCAGGCCGCGCATCGACGCCGTCCGCGAGCAGCAGCCAGACCTGTGTTTCGTGGGCGCCAGGACGGCCGTCACCGACCGGGCCCGGGCGCTGGCCGCGGGGCGGCTGCCGAGCCGCGCGCGGCTCACGCCCGTGCCGAGACTAGCGACTCGGTGA